The Candidatus Acidiferrales bacterium genome includes the window TCACGGGTACAAATCCCGGCGACTTTTCGCAGACAAACAATTGCCCCTCGTCTTCGTCGACTCTCAATCAAAATAGTTCTTGCACGATTTCCGTCACGTTCACGCCCACGGCCACCGGCTCTCGCTCCGCGCTTCTGACCGTCACCGACGACGCCACCACGTCACCGCAGACGTTGCCTGTTTCCGGCACCGGCGCGCAGCCGACCGCTCTCTTCGTTCCCAACGGTCTGCAATTTCCCACGACCGTCGTGGGGATCAAGGTCGCGGGCGTGCCTGTTCAGGTGCAAAACACCGGCAACGGTCCACTCGTGATTAGCAATATCGCTTTCACTGGCACGGATCCGGGCGACTTCTCCGCCGCCGGCACTTGCGTTCCCGCTGGATCGAACGTCACCGTCGCTGCAGGAGGAAATTGCTCGCTCAATCTCTCGTTCTTGCCGACAAGCTCCGGAACGCGCACGGCAAGTCTCGTCCTTACTGACAACGCGCCAAACAGCCCCCAGGCAGACGCGCTCAATGGTTCGGCGCAGGACTATCAATTGCAACCCATTTCCGGCGGCTCGACCTCCGCGACTGTCGCCGCAGGCTCATCAGCGACCATCAGCATGCAGGTGACGCCATTTAACGGTTTCACCGGCACCGTGAATCTCTTATGCAGCGACTCGATAACCGGCAGCGCGTGTTCAATCACTCCTTCCGTCACGGTGTCGGGGAATTCGGCGGCTCCTTTCACCGTGAACCTCACGACAACGGCTGCCAAGAGCTTCGCGCCGTTCAGCGGTCCTTTCGGTTCGCGTCCATTACGGCGCACTCCGGTGCCGCTGTGGACAGTCTGGCTCTTGGCTCTTGCTATGTTGGCGTTCTTGATGAAGACGAAGGCGCGCCGCCGTTATCTACGGCCTTTGCTGGTTCTCAGTCTGCTGGCATTGTCTTCCTGCGGAGGAGGGAACAGCAACAACACAACGCAAGGCACGGCCACGCCTCCCGGCACATACACCGTCGTGGTGACGGGAACGATCACCGGTACATCCCGCTCAGTGAATCTGACGCTGACCGTCACGCCGTAGCAAATCTCAGAAGAGTTTGATTGCCAGATCACGCGGACTTCGGCCCACGGGCACGAGAGTAATCAGCGCATTCGTATCCGTGCGAATCGCCGCCAGGTCATCCGAGCCTGCATCCACCACCAGCGCCATATCCCCGATCGGCGCAAACTGAATGACGCCGGGGCCCTGTCCCGTTGTTACCGGAGGGCCGATCTGCCTGGTTCCGATCTCTACAGGCACCACATGCGAAGCGCCCGCGTCGGAAACGTACAGCGACGCGCCGTCTGGCGACAGGATCGCCCGTGTCGGCGCCGCTCCAAGCATTAGGTAGCCCGAAACCTCGTTCGTCCACGTGTCCACAAAAATTAATCCATGCGCGTCCGGCGACACGACATACAGCTCTCCACCGTCCTTCGAAAAGACAAAACTTCCAGTTGTGCCGCCGAGATCAAGATTTGTGATCGTCTCGAATTTTCGCAGGTCGACGATCGAAATGCGGTTGCTGCTCCCTGAGGAGATATAAGCCTTCGAGCCGTCAGGAATGATTCCTATCTGTTCCGGATCGGCAACCACGTGCGCGACGCCGCGAGGCGCAAGCGTCGCTGCATCCAGCACGGAAACCGTTGCGTCGCCGCGATTCGTCACCACAACGAGCTTGCCATCGGGCGTCGTTCGCGCAATCCACGGACGTCGCCCCGCTCGCCCGCGTGCCACAATTTGCCGCGAGGCGCAATCAACCGCCATCACGGCGTCCGCACCAGAAGCCGCGACGTACACACGAGCGCCATCAGGCGAAAAATCCAGCGCGTAAGGAGTCGCCCCAACGCGAATTCGCGAAACAATTTGGTTCGAGCGCGTGTCGAGCACCCAGACGTATCCGCCCGCCGTGCTGACTCCCCAGATTTCGTCCCGTTTTGGATCCGCGCGAATCCCGCTCGGCTCCGGGCCTACAGGAATCGTCGCCTCCGGCTTCAGGCTCACCAGATCCACCACGGTCAGCGTGCCGTCCGCCGTGTTTGCCACATACGCATATAAATGCAGTCCCGGCCGCAGAAATGACGGGCGGTGCTCGCGGGCGATCTCAATCGCGGCCACTCCCAGCAGAACAATGAGGACAAAGATCAGCCGCGCATTCCAGCGGGAACGATTCCTGCGCGGTGGGCCAGGGACAGCCGAGAGTGGCGGGACGCTCACAGGATCTTAATTCAGCGCGCGATGAACCACGGATGCAATTTGCCGGATTTCGCCCATCAACTGCTCGAGCTCTTCAGGAACGATCGACTGCATGCCGTCGGAAAGCGCCTTGTCGGGATTGTGATGCACTTCGACAATCAATCCATCCGCGCCCACGGCAACAGCCGCCCGCGAAAGCGGCAAAACCTTATTCCGGCGTCCCGTTCCGTGGCTCGGGTCCACTAGGATCGGCAGATGGCTGCGCAATTGCACCGCCGGAATCACGCTCAAATCCAGTGTGTTTCGCGTGAAATCGGAAAACGTCCGCACGCCGCGCTCGCAGAGCATCAGTTGATAGTTGCCTTCCGAAAGGACGTACTCCGCGGCCATCAGAAATTCATCCAGAGTCGCCGAAAGACCGCGTTTCAGCAGCACGGGTTTCGAAGCTTTCCCCGCGCGCTTCAGCAGCGAAAAATTTTGCATGTTTCGCGCGCCGATTTGAATCACGTCCGCGTATTTTTCCACGAGGTCCAGGCTCTCGTTGTCCACCGCTTCCGTCACGATTCCCAGCCCGAACCGCTCGCGTACTTCCGCCAGAATTTTCAGCGCCGGCTCGCCGAGTCCCTGAAAGCTGTACGGCGACGTCCGCGGCTTGTATGCACCTCCGCGAAATAGATGCGCGCCCGCGGCCTTCACTCTTGCGGCAATGGCCATCGCTTGCTCGCGGCTCTCGATCGCGCACGGTCCCGCGATAATCGCCAGTGCCGGCCCGCCAATGCGCACCTCGCCTGCGGGGGTTGGCACGCGCACGACGGTGTTTTCTTCCTTCGCGTCCCGGCTGACCAGCTTGTAAGGCTTGCTGACCGGTATGCATTCGACCACGCCGGGCATCGCTTCGAGCGACCCGACGTCCACCGCGCCGGAATTTCCCGTGATGCCGATCGCCGTCCGGTTCGATCCCGGAATCGGGTGCGCACGCATCCCGAGCGCTTCAATCCGTCGGCAGACGGCTTGAACCTGCTCTTCGGTCGCGTGAGCTTGCATTACGACAAGCATCGAAACAGTCTCCCTGGGACGCTGAAATGGATTTCGTGCATGTTCGCCGCACACCAGCCGCGCACGCCGCGCGCAAGCGAAACAGGAAGTGTACTGCAACGAACGCCGGCGCTGCAATCGAAGCATCGCCGTTTCCGGCGAGCCAAAATCTCACGCGTTGTCATTCGCCCCCCTTGCTGGGCGTCTCCGTGAGCATCTCTGACGTAACGCGCCGCGACTCATCCAATATCGCCCGAAAGATTGCCGTGAGCGCTGTGTCATCCAGCGGTCCCGGATTCAGTCTCCGCACGTGCCGCAGGATGGTTTCCTCGCGTGCTTCGTCTCGTGCCGGGAGTCCCGCCGCTTTCTTTAATTGCCCAAGTTGAATCGTCATCTGCGCCCTGCGATTCAGCATGCGCACGAGCTCCCGGTCCAGCTCGTCGACTCGCCTTCGATGGTCCCCGATGGTCATTTCTGTCTCCTTCGGCATTTTTGTCCGCAATTAACTGCATCCGGCATTTCCCGAGAATTCATCGCGACGAATGATTGGCATCGTTACGGCCGCCGGGCCGGGGCCAAAAAAAAGGCCGCAAACCCTTGAGGTCTGCGGCCGGTCTCGGTGAACCCTTTTGCGCTTCCTGCTACATCCTTGAATCCTCTAAGCGCCTGCGCTTCACCGTGGCCGCAAACCCGTAAGGGTAGCGGTAGGTGAGTCCGTAATATCGCCACTGCGCCGTCGGCTTGCTCATGTTCAGGAGGTCAGTATATGCAGCTCGTTGCGCCCGGTCAAATCAATTTCCGGTTAAAATCTCAAACGTTGGCCACAAGGCATTCACGCTTTGTCGTTTGCGCAAGCCGCTCTAATCCGCTAGAATATCAATTCATCCGAAATCAACGCAGCGCTTAGAGGGAATGGAAGAACCGCAGCACAGTTCAACGCAGCCGTATCTCCCCAGTGATGAATATCGTCCCGAACCTGTTCCAGAGCCGTCTCCGCCTGCGTGGATGGACGGCAGCATTCGCATCGGCATCCACACGTCTATCGCCGGCGAGATCACTTCCGCACTCGATCTCGCCCACAATCTCGGCGCCAACGCGCTCCAGATTTTTTCTGCCAGCCCGCGCATGTGGCGTCGTCCCGCGAGTGGCGCGAAAGGCGTCGATCCTTCCGCGCAACGCTTCCGCGCTCGCCGCGAAGAGCTAAAGCTCGGTCCGCTCGTCATTCACGACAATTATTTGATCAATCTTGCCTCGCCCGATCGCATTCTGCGCGTCCGCTCGATACAGGCCTTTCACGAAGAGATCGTTCGCGCCATCGCGCTCGGCGCCGATTTCTTGGTTGCGCATCCCGGCAGCGGCAAAGGCGCTTCGATGTCAGCGGCAATCTCCGCCATCGCCGACGGACTGAAGCAAGCCTCACGTGGTGTGAATTTTGAAAATCTTCGCGTCTTGCTCGAAAACACGGCTGGGCAGGGAACTTCCGTCGGCTCGCGCTTCAGCGAGATCAAAAGCATCATCGACCAGTGTCCTGAGCTGCCTCTCGGCGTCTGTGTGGACACCGCTCATCTTTTCGCTGCCGGTCATGATCTGCGCTCAGTGGAAGGTCTGGAAGCGGCGCTCGCCGAAATTGACGGCACAGTCGGCCTAGTGCGCGTTTTCGTCATTCATACGAACGATTCCAAGGCCGCGCTCGGCTCGCATCTCGATCGTCACGAACACATCGGTAAAGGCAAAATTGGCCGCGATGCATTTCGCCGCATCTTGAATCATCCGCAGCTCACCGGCCGTGCCTTTATTCTCGAAACTCCCATTGATCGTCCCGGCGACGACCGCAGAAACGTCGAGACACTCTGGCGTCTCGTCGGCATAACTCCGCGCCGCACCGGACGGGTTGCCGATGGTTTTCGCATTCGCAGTCGGCGAGTGAGTACGAAGAAATCCAAACGACGGAAAAGGTGACGCGTTCCTTGAGCGAATACGATCCACAGCAAATCGAAGCAAAGTGGCAGAAAAATTGGGCAGAAGAGGGCGCGTTTGACGCCGACCGCGACGCGACTCGGCCCAAGTACTACACCCTCGAGATGCTGCCGTATCCCTCCGGCACGATGCACATGGGCCACATGCGCAATTACACTATCGGCGATTCCATCGCCCGTTACAAGCGCATGCGCGGCTTCAATGTTCTGCATCCCATCGGCTGGGATTCTTTCGGTTTACCCGCCGAAAACGCAGCTATCAAGAACGGCATCCCACCGCGTGATTGGACCAATTCGAATATCGCCCAGATGAAGGCCGTCTGCAAACGCTTCGGTTTCAGCTACGACTGGCGCCGCGAAATTTCCACCTGCGAGCCCGAATACTATCGCTGGAATCAGTGGTTTTTCCTGCGCATGCTCGAGCGTGACCTCGCGTATCGCAAACGCAGCAAAGTGAACTGGTGTCCTCAGTGTCAGACGGTTCTCGCCAATGAGCAAGTTGTCGACGGCTGCTGCTGGCGCCACGAAACCACGCAGGTCGAGGCCAAGGAAATCGAGCAGTGGTTCTTGCGCATCACGAATTATTCCGACGAACTTCTCGACGACATGGCCGATCTCGAGCAGGGTTGGCCCGAACGCGTCCTCGCCATGCAGCGCAACTGGATCGGCAAATCGCGCGGCGCGCGCGTCCGTTTTCCTGTCGCGAAAATGGAAAATGCGGTCATCGAAGTTTTCACCACGCGCATCGACACGATTTATGGCGCCACTGCCATCGTCCTTTCGCCCGGCCATCCGCTGCTGCCCGGCCTTTTTGACGGCATCAGTGGCCGCGCCGCTGTCGAGGCGCAATGGAATCGCCTGCGCCAAAAAGTCGTCCGCGCCGCGGATCTCGCCAAAGCGGAAAAAGAAGGCATCTTTACCGGTCGCTTTGCCGTGAATCCATTCTCCGGCGAAATGGTTCCCATCTGGATCGCCAATTTCGTCCTCGCGGAATATGGAACTGGCGCGGTCATGTGCGTCCCGGGGCACGATCAGCGCGATTTCGAATTCGCTGAAAAATATCGCATTCCCGTGAAAATTGTCGTGCAGCCCGCCGATGGCTCGTCGCTTAAAGCCGGCGCTCTCTCCGAAGCGTACTCCGCTTACGGTCGCGCCGTGGATTCTGGCCCTTACTCTGGAATGGAATCCGAAATCGCCATCGAAAAAATGACCGCCGACGCCGAAGCCAAGGGCACTGGTCGCGGTGAGACCATCTATCGCCTCAAGGACTGGGGCATTTCGCGCCAGCGTTATTGGGGCACGCCGATTCCCGTTGTCTACTGCGAAAAGTGCGGCGTCGTTGCCGTTTCCGATAGCGATTTGCCCGTTCGGCTTCCGGAAAAAGTTTCACTCACCGGCGAAGGCCAGTCCCCGCTCGCCGGCGTTCCCGAATTCGTGAATGCAAAGTGTCCGAAGTGCGGCGGGGCAGCCCGGCGTGAGACCGACACCATGGACACATTCGTTGATTCCTCTTGGTATTTTTATCGCTACACCGACGCGCACAACACTTCCGCGCCCTACGCCCCTGAGGAAGCTGGCTACTGGTTTTCCATTGACCAGTACATCGGCGGCATCGAGCACGCCATCCTGCATTTGATCTATTCACGCTTCTTCGCCAAGGTCATGCGCGACCTCGGCCTGATCCGTCATCGCGAACCCGTTCTGCGCCTTTTTTCTCAGGGAATGGTGCAGAAGGGCGGCCGGGCCATGTCCAAATCGCACGGCAATGTAGTTGGCGCGGACGATATGGCGCAAAAATATGGCTGCGACACCGCGCGCATGTATACGCTTTTCGCTGCGCCGCCGGAAAAAGATCTCGAATGGAGCGAGCAGGGAATCGAGGGTTGCGCGCGTTTCCTGAATAAAGTCTATCGCCTCGTTGATCGTCATGCTGCGGCGCTGAAGTCTGTCGCGGCGGCGCGCCCGGAAGCGATTGACCTCGCCAGCGCTACAGTCAAAGAAAAGGTGCTGCTGCGCAAAGCGCATCAGACGCTCAAGCGCGTCACTTCCGATTTCGAGGTTCGCTGGCACTTCAATTCCTCCGTCGCCCTCATGATGGAGCTTGTCAACGAACTGCACGCACAGGAGCCGCTGGACGATGCTGTCAATCCTGCCGTCCTTAAGCACCTCATCGAAGTGCTGGTGCTCATCATGGCGCCTGTCGTGCCTCATCTGAGCGAAGAGCTTTGGGAAATCCTCGGCCACGCCGGGGGACTCACTGCTGCGAAGGGTATCCCGCGCGTTCCGTGGCCGTCTTACCATGAAGATTTGGCCAAAGAAGATCAGTTTGAGGTTATTATTCAGATCAATGGACGCCTGCGCGGCAAGATTCTCGTCGACGATGGCTTGAGCGAGGAGGAGCAGCTTCAGCGCGCCCTCGTCGATCCGCATATTGCGCCGCTCGTAAGCGGACGCCAGATCGCCAAGACGATTGTCGTGCCGAAGAAGCTCGTCAGTCTCGTCGTGCGTTAGTCGCGAGGACGATCCAATGGCCAATGCAGCAGCGCTTCCGGAGCGCGAATCTCATTTCGAAAGAAAAGGGGAACTGGGCGTGAGCACACGCGGCGGTGTTGTGGTTCTCGATTTCGGCGGCCAATATACGCAGTTGATTGCCCGTCGCATTCGCGAGCAGGAAGTTTTTTCCGCCATTTTGCCTTGTAACGCCTCGCTCGACGAAGTGAAGCGCCTCGAGCCGGCCGGCATCGTCCTTTCCGGCGGCCCCAGCTCCGTCTACGATGAGGGCGCTCCAGAATGTGACTCCCGGGTTTTGCATCTCGGCGTTCCGGTTCTCGGAATCTGCTATGGCATGCAATGGATGGCGCACGCGTTGGGCGGCAACGTCGTGAAAGCCGAGCGCCGCGAATATGGCCCGGCGCGTCTTGACCGCGAGAAAGATTCCGCTCTTTTCCGCGGCATTCCCGATCACGGCAAAGTTTGGAACAGCCACGGCGACCACGTCATTGGTCTCCCGACGGGCTTCGAGACGACCGGCCGCACGGACAACGCCGTCGCCGCAATCGAAGATCCTGTGCGCCATCTTTATGGCGTCGAATTTCATCCCGAAGTTCGCCACACTGAGCGCGGAACCGACATGCTCCGCAATTTCGTCTTCGAAGTCTGTCACGCCAAAAAGAACTGGAACCGCGCATCGTTCATCGCCGAAACCGTCGAGGCGATTCGCAATCGTGTCGGCGATACTCATGCTCTTTGCGCCCTGAGCGGCGGAGTGGATTCCGCCGTCGCTGCCGTTTTGGTGCATCGCGCCATCGGCGATCGCCTGACAAACGTCTTCGTCGACACCGGCCTTCTCCGGCAAAACGAGTATCACGAGACGCTCGACTTGCTCCGCAATCGCCTCGGCCTGAATGTCGATGGCGTTGACGCCAGCGAACGCTTCCTCGCGCGGCTGAAGGGCGTCACGGATCCGGAAGAAAAGCGCAAGCGCATCGGCGCGGAGTTCATCGCCGTGTTTGCCGAAGAAGCCAAGCGTCTGGCATCAGAAGCGGGTCGCGGCAGCTCCGGGATGCGTTTTCTCGTTCAGGGAACTCTCTATCCCGATGTCATTGAGTCCGTCTCCGTCAAGGGCCCTTCTGCGGTCATCAAGACGCACCACAACGTCGGCGGCCTGCCGAAGGATCTGCCTTTCGAGTTACTCGAGCCTCTTCGTGACCTTTTTAAGGACGAGGTTCGTTTGCTCGGTCGTGAACTCGGTTTGCCGGACGAGATACTTTTGAAACATCCGTTTCCGGGGCCCGGATTGGCGGTTCGCCTTTTGGGAGAAATCACGCGCGAAAGATTGGACACGCTTCGCGCAGCCGACGCCATCGTTGTGGACGAAATTCGCCGCGCCGGTCTTTACTCGAAGATCTGGCAGGCGTTTGCTGTTTTGTTGCCCGTTCGCAGTGTGGGCGTGATGGGGGACTTTCGGACGTACGGATACACCATCGCCGTTCGCGTCGTCGAATCCGAAGACGCTATGACAGCAGACTGGGTGCGTCTCCCTTGGAATGTGCTGGAGCGGATTTCAGTTCGTATCGTAAACGAGGTTCGCGACGTGACTCGCGTCGTTTACGACATCAGCTCAAAACCGCCCAGCACAATCGAATGGGAGTGATTGTCGATGAATGAATGCGATCGTGCCCGCTCTACCGCGTGGCCATTTTCTGGGCCATGTAGAGTAGAAGGCGGCGGTCGGCTTCATCCACGCGCCCAAGCAGCCGGCGAAACCGTCCGAGAACTCGCGCGTCTTTTCCAGTGCTCCCCCACGCGATATCATCTGACGACTTCCGTTTCGGAAGATTTGGCAGCTCAGGTGGCTCCTCGCCGTCGTAGAATAGCTGGTAGAGCGGCACTTCCATGGCTCGTGCCAGCTTTTCTAGTGTTTCGATGGCCGGAACGGTATGTCCGTTCTCGACCCGCGAAATGTAACAGCGGAGAAGTCCAGTGCGCTTTTCGATGTCACCCTGCGAGAGCTTTTTGGTCTCCCGCAACAAACGTAAACGATCTCCAATTATCATGAATGGATTGTCACATGAAACACTGGCCCCTGCAAGCGATAACTGATGGAAACCCATAAAGGCAGGATGTAACCGGAACGGCATGGATAACGTCCCAAAAGACGTGGCTGCTAGCGCAACCGCCGTTGCTCTGAATGCCCGGTCTCGGGCTGCGAAGACCGATGACCGTGACCTGGTCCGCCAGGCCCAAAAAGGCGTGTCTACGGCCTTTGAGGAGCTGGTTCGGCGGCATCAGCAGCGCGTAATTGCCGTGGTCAGCGGCATTCTCCGCCGCCGCGAGGATATCGAGGACGTTGCCCAGCAGGTGTTTCTAAAGGCCTATGTCTCGATTCAGCGCTTTGACTTGCGCTCGGCCTTTTCGACGTGGCTGTACAAGATTACCGTAAATGAGTGCTGGGACTATCTGCGGAAAAAGAAAGTCCGGCCGCTCAGTTACGAAGCCGACCTGAGCGAAGACCAGGTCCGCCATGTGGAGCAGTTCGTCAGCAGCGGTGCCGACGCCGGCAATCCCGGCGAACGCGCCGAATTGAGGGAAATCGTCGATCGCTTGCTCAGTGATCTCACGGACGAAGATCGCACGATGCTGGTTTTGAAGGAGGCTCAGGGTTTCGCCGTCGAGGAAATTGGCGGGATGCTGGGTTTGAATGTAAACACCGTAAAGGTTCGTTTGTTTCGCGCCCGGCGCCGCTTGGCAAAAAATTACCGCCGGCGCGTGGGCCATGGACGCAAGGAAAAATAAGTGAAGGAAGAGCAAGTTATTCAAGGTGGTTCGGAGAGGTGACCATGTCCGAACAAAATATGAATGGTTGTGAAAAGTTCGAAGCTTTTTTGGAAGATTATTTGAGCGGCGATCTGCCGCGTCACGATGCCGAGCGGCTGGCGTCGCACCTCAATGCCTGCACGGATTGCCGTCAGGCCCTCGAAGAGGCGCGCCTGGCTTCGCGGCTCGTTGGTCTTTTTGATCGCGCCGAAGAGCCCGGCCCCGGGTTTACGCGCCTGGTGATGGCTCGCGTCAGCACTGCGGAGCTTTGGCTCCAGCAGCAGAAGAATTTCTGGCGTCCGCTCGAAGCGCTGGCCTGGCGTCTTGCGTTTTCCGCCGCGCTCGTTCTGGTTTTCTTGTTCGCCTATGAAATCAGGGCCAGCAATCCAGAGGTAGTCCCGCCGGCTTCAGCCGTTTTGGTACAGCAGGCGGATACATTCGTAACGCCAGCTTACGGCTCGCCTTCGAATAGCGACGAGGTTTTGCTGGCGATTGCAGAAAGGCACCATGAGCAACAGTAGAATTTCTTGGAAGGCCATGGGCCTTGTTGTTGTCGTCTTCGCGCTGGGGATTGCTCTCGGTGCTGTTGCAGTTCACGTCTGGGATGCACACGTCAGCGCCAGCCAGCAGCGTCCTAGCGTCGTCAAGCAGTTGAAGGATGAGTTGCAGTTGTCGCCCGATCAAGCAAAGCAAGTTGATGCAATTCTCAACGATGATCGTGCCAAGTTTCATGCCTTGGATGTTCAACGCCATGCGGAATGGGGGCCACAATACGCGGCCCTCGACAAGGAACGCAAAGCCGAATGGGATCCAAAGTATGCTCAGGTGCGCCAGCAGGGCCGCGATAGCATTCGCGCGATTCTAACCCAGGACCAAAAAGTGAAGTTCGAGGCATTCCTCAAACATCTGGATGAAGAAAGGCAGAAGCAGCAGTCGCATTAATCGCGACCGGCAAACACCAAACCATGGCTTACGAGGCAGCAATTCCAGGAAGATCTGAAATCGTCCGGCCCGCCGCAGCGGATGCCGTCATCACGCTCGAAAACGTGCACAAGACCTACGACCTCGGCGAAATCCAGGTCCACGCGCTTCGTGGTGTTACCCTCGAAATCCGCCGCGGCGAATTTGTCGCCATCATGGGTGCGTCCGGCTCGGGAAAATCCACGCTCATGAATATTCTCGGTTGCCTCGATCGCCCTACCAAGGGCCGCTATTTGCTCGACGGCACCGATGTTTCCCAGCTCTCGAAGACTGAGCTGGCTCACATCCGCAATCGCAAAATCGGCTTCGTCTTCCAGCAATTCAATCTCCTCTCGCGCACCACGGCGCTCGAAAATGTCGAGCTCCCCACGCTCTACGCCGGAATTCCTCAGGCCGAGCGTGTCGAGCGCGCCCGCCAATCGCTCGAGCGCGTCGGCTTGGGCGAACGCGCCATGCATCATCCTTCGCAGCTTTCCGGAGGCCAGCAGCAGCGCGTGGCCATCGCGCGTGCACTCGTGAATCATCCGGCAATCTTGCTCGCCGATGAGCCTACCGGCAATCTCGATAGCCGCACCAGCGTCGAGATCATGGACATTCTCCAACGTTTGAATGAAGACGAGGGTCTGACCGTCGTTCTCGTCACTCACGAATCCGATATCGCCGACTACGCGCAGCGCGCTCTGGAATTTCGTGACGGCAAGATGCGTCATGATCGCACGATTCAGCGCCGTTTGATCGCTCGCGACGTTCTTCCTACGCTGAAATCTCCCGACGATGCTTCGGACGATTCCGCGAACGAAAAGGAACCGCAAGGGCCGGTTCAGTAAGGCAGGGAACTCCGCTCAGGCAAACTGTAAACGCTGCTCGATTCATCGAATTGCTTCAACAGCGGTTCTTAGAAGGGTATGTCCTCATCCGAAATCTGCGTCTCCGGGCCGGAAGGGTCATCCACGGCCATCGGTTCGTGCTCGGCGCTATGCGAAGTTCCCGCTCCCGCGCCCATGCCCGCCGCCGCGCCTTCCGCTCGGCCTCCCAGCATCCGGAAATTCGAGGCAACAATCTCAAAACTCGTGCGCTTTTCGCCTTGCTTGTCCTGCCACTCGCGCGATTGGATGCGTCCTTCGATATAAACCAGCGAGCCTTTCTTCAAATACTGCTGCGCAATCTCCGCCTGTTTGCCCCACACGACGATCTTGTGCCATTCCGTGCGCTTCTGCCGTTCGCCGCTGCGGTCTTTGTAGGTCTCGTCCGTGGCCACGGAAAAGTTCGCCACCGCCTGTCCGCTCCCCGTGTACCGCGTCTCCGGATCGCGTCCCAGCCGTCCCACGAGAATCACTTTGTTAACCGACATGCGCACCCCCGCGCTTGAAAGTAAAGCGGAAGTATACCTGAACCGGCCGCCGATTGCCGCCGATTGAGTTCGTATAAAACTAGCGCGAAGGGCCCAGCGCCCGCATTTCGGTCGCCGCCTTCTTGGCTTCTGCGGACCCTGGAAATCTGCGGATCAGCTCGCGAAACTCGCGCTCCGCGCTCGCATTCTTGTGTGTTTGCACCAGCGCCCGGCCTTTTTCCAGCATCGCCGGGGCCACTTTATTGCTCTTCGGATAATGCACGATCACGCGGTCATAGTCGTCAATCGCAGAGCTGTATTCGCCCTGCGCATACGCTATCTCTCCCAGATAAAACTGCGCGTTCGCCGCGTACGAACCATCGGGAAAATTCTCCAGGTAGTCGCGGAACTCCTGGCGTGAGAGGTCGTAATGCCCGCTGTTCAAGTCGCTGATCCCGTTGGAGTAGAGCGTATTTCCGGAGATCGGTCGCAGGCTCGTGGGCCCGTTCGCCGCAGGCTGCGCTGCGGTTGTGTCCGGCGTCGCTCCGGGCGCGCCTCCTTGCGTTGCGTCGGGAGTCGGATTGACCGGTGCCGGCGGCGGCGTGGACACCTTGGCATTAATCTGTTGCAGGATATTCTGCATATCCGACATTTGCTGCGCCAGCTTCGCCACCCGCGCTTGCAGGTCCTGCATGTTGTCTGAGACGCCCTGCACTTGCTGCGCGACCGTACTGTTGTTCGCTCCGCTGTTCGCCTGTGCGTCCTGAATCGTTTTTTCGAGCGCCCCCACGGTCTGGTTCAAATGCCCGGCTGAATTGACCGACTGCTGCACCAGCGTTTGCATGGACGCGAACTTCGTGTCCACATCCGCGCGAAGGTCCTGCTGGTTCTGCAGGATTTGATTTACGCTCTGCTGGATTTCGATGATCTCACGCGACACCGCGTCGGCTGCCGGTGGCGCCAGCATCGTTCCGGCGATAGCGCCGGCCAGCAAAAGCCCGAAAGATGCCAGGATCGTTCGCGCACGCATAAAACCCTCCTTTAGTGCAACGAAA containing:
- the guaA gene encoding glutamine-hydrolyzing GMP synthase, translating into MANAAALPERESHFERKGELGVSTRGGVVVLDFGGQYTQLIARRIREQEVFSAILPCNASLDEVKRLEPAGIVLSGGPSSVYDEGAPECDSRVLHLGVPVLGICYGMQWMAHALGGNVVKAERREYGPARLDREKDSALFRGIPDHGKVWNSHGDHVIGLPTGFETTGRTDNAVAAIEDPVRHLYGVEFHPEVRHTERGTDMLRNFVFEVCHAKKNWNRASFIAETVEAIRNRVGDTHALCALSGGVDSAVAAVLVHRAIGDRLTNVFVDTGLLRQNEYHETLDLLRNRLGLNVDGVDASERFLARLKGVTDPEEKRKRIGAEFIAVFAEEAKRLASEAGRGSSGMRFLVQGTLYPDVIESVSVKGPSAVIKTHHNVGGLPKDLPFELLEPLRDLFKDEVRLLGRELGLPDEILLKHPFPGPGLAVRLLGEITRERLDTLRAADAIVVDEIRRAGLYSKIWQAFAVLLPVRSVGVMGDFRTYGYTIAVRVVESEDAMTADWVRLPWNVLERISVRIVNEVRDVTRVVYDISSKPPSTIEWE
- a CDS encoding helix-turn-helix transcriptional regulator, translated to MPFRLHPAFMGFHQLSLAGASVSCDNPFMIIGDRLRLLRETKKLSQGDIEKRTGLLRCYISRVENGHTVPAIETLEKLARAMEVPLYQLFYDGEEPPELPNLPKRKSSDDIAWGSTGKDARVLGRFRRLLGRVDEADRRLLLYMAQKMATR
- a CDS encoding sigma-70 family RNA polymerase sigma factor yields the protein MDNVPKDVAASATAVALNARSRAAKTDDRDLVRQAQKGVSTAFEELVRRHQQRVIAVVSGILRRREDIEDVAQQVFLKAYVSIQRFDLRSAFSTWLYKITVNECWDYLRKKKVRPLSYEADLSEDQVRHVEQFVSSGADAGNPGERAELREIVDRLLSDLTDEDRTMLVLKEAQGFAVEEIGGMLGLNVNTVKVRLFRARRRLAKNYRRRVGHGRKEK
- a CDS encoding zf-HC2 domain-containing protein yields the protein MSEQNMNGCEKFEAFLEDYLSGDLPRHDAERLASHLNACTDCRQALEEARLASRLVGLFDRAEEPGPGFTRLVMARVSTAELWLQQQKNFWRPLEALAWRLAFSAALVLVFLFAYEIRASNPEVVPPASAVLVQQADTFVTPAYGSPSNSDEVLLAIAERHHEQQ
- a CDS encoding ABC transporter ATP-binding protein; amino-acid sequence: MAYEAAIPGRSEIVRPAAADAVITLENVHKTYDLGEIQVHALRGVTLEIRRGEFVAIMGASGSGKSTLMNILGCLDRPTKGRYLLDGTDVSQLSKTELAHIRNRKIGFVFQQFNLLSRTTALENVELPTLYAGIPQAERVERARQSLERVGLGERAMHHPSQLSGGQQQRVAIARALVNHPAILLADEPTGNLDSRTSVEIMDILQRLNEDEGLTVVLVTHESDIADYAQRALEFRDGKMRHDRTIQRRLIARDVLPTLKSPDDASDDSANEKEPQGPVQ
- a CDS encoding single-stranded DNA-binding protein; this encodes MSVNKVILVGRLGRDPETRYTGSGQAVANFSVATDETYKDRSGERQKRTEWHKIVVWGKQAEIAQQYLKKGSLVYIEGRIQSREWQDKQGEKRTSFEIVASNFRMLGGRAEGAAAGMGAGAGTSHSAEHEPMAVDDPSGPETQISDEDIPF
- the ybgF gene encoding tol-pal system protein YbgF; amino-acid sequence: MRARTILASFGLLLAGAIAGTMLAPPAADAVSREIIEIQQSVNQILQNQQDLRADVDTKFASMQTLVQQSVNSAGHLNQTVGALEKTIQDAQANSGANNSTVAQQVQGVSDNMQDLQARVAKLAQQMSDMQNILQQINAKVSTPPPAPVNPTPDATQGGAPGATPDTTAAQPAANGPTSLRPISGNTLYSNGISDLNSGHYDLSRQEFRDYLENFPDGSYAANAQFYLGEIAYAQGEYSSAIDDYDRVIVHYPKSNKVAPAMLEKGRALVQTHKNASAEREFRELIRRFPGSAEAKKAATEMRALGPSR